The Candidatus Dormiibacterota bacterium genome segment CGTAAGCGCGCCGGTCGCCGCGTCGATCGTGTAGGCGGAAACGTTGCCCGAGCTATAATTGGCAACGTACGCGAACTTGGCAATCAGCGGGGTCGGAGGCGGATTGAAGGCGGTGCCGCTCGACGTGCAAGCGGCCAGCACGAGCGTCGCGAGACCCACCAGGATCAACAGGAAGCGTTTCATGGGTAATCCTTACTCACCCTGAGAAACTCAAGGGCACTGGAAGCGATACGCGTCCCGCCTTGCGAATCCCTGGATGCGGCGCAATGACTGGGACGCCGTCCGCGCGCGCGGTCGCGACCGCGTCGAGATACGCGTGTCCCGTATAGCGCTGACCGCCGTCGGCGAGCTCCGCGACGCGTAACGTGCGCAGCACCGGCGCGGCGCCGCCTGCATGATCGCCGTGGGGATTTAAGGCGAACTATTGCGCGCCGCTGATAAAGGCTGATCCGCTTGGCTGCGCAGTGCTAGACGGTCGAGGCCACAGAGGTACGAATAGATCGGTAGGCCAAAGCGGCGATGCCGCCGGTCTCACGACTTTGGGAGAGCAGCATCGTTCACGATGCGCAGCTTGAGTTCGGCGCGGATGACCTCAGGATCCGGGATATCTCGCATCGTTTGTTCGGCCCAGGCCATCGCGCGTTGCGAAGTCGCCTCGGCTGCTTCGCGATTCTCGAACGCCGCGAGCGAGATGACTGTCCCGTTCCCGCAGTCGGCTACCGAATACGCGACAAAACCCGCACTACCAGTTAGAATCGGTATAAGGCCGTCGCGTACTTTCGGCAGGGTTGCGCGCACTTGCTCGGGCGTCATGGAGAAACGGCGCATAATCCCGAAATGAGCCTTCTTCGCAGGCTGCCCGGCTCGAATGATGACTTCGCCGCTCGACACACGCGGTGACCCTTCCACGACATCGGCGAGAACGCGCTTGACGGATTCGGAGGCGACGCGCGTCGATTCATCACTTCCGTTCTTGTCTAGAAAGAAGCTTATCGAGCTGAGTTCGGTTTCACTGGGTGTAGCGATCGTGTATCCGACGAAGCCCGGGATCTCTTGAATCAGCGGCGCGATTTCGTCGCGGATCCTCTGGATGATGCGATCCATTTGCCCAGACTTGACCTTGTATTCGCGAACAACTACATACATCAGGCGCTCCTTCCGTGAAAGATAAGAATCGCTGCTTTTGCTGCGGCTGGGCCTGCACCTCCCGAGCGTCGGCCGCACTTCGCGGTTCACGAGACAACAGTATTGCGTAAAGTTGCCCTGTCGTTTCCGATGGTGACCTGTAGGCGAGGATTCAGACAGACGGAGACTGTGGGCTCTCACCTACGGGCCGAAGGCGATGCCGTATAAGTGCGTAACCCATGGTCAGGGCAGCCGTAATCGCTCGGGGAGTGATCTCGGAATTCTTCAAACTAGGAATCCCCGGAGCCGCTGCCCTCTTGGAGGCGACCAATGTTCTTCGTTATTTGGAGAGGGTGGGGCATACTTGCCGCGGTCTTCGTCGTCGTAGGGTTCTTCGTTGGAGCGTTTGTTGCCGGCGCGGTTAGGGCGGTCCCGGGGCTCGGTGGCGGCGTCGGCGTGATTCTTTCGGCAGTCCCTATCTGGCTCGTCGGTCGCCGGCTCAACAGTGGAGCCGGCGATCGCGTTCTCGTCGATCCGAGCACGGGACAGCACGTTGTGCTCCAGCGTCGTCACACGCTCTTCTGGATTCCCATGCAGTGGTGGGCGATCGGCGCATTGCTACTAGGGCTCATTCTCAGCGCCGGATCCCTTGCTCCGACCCCGTCGCAGTAGCGATTCGCGCAGACGCGCGATCGCGCCGAGCAGCATGCCCCCGGCGTTTGTTCTCACGTACCTTTGACCCAGCTCTACGCAAGAACTGAGTACGACAATATGGCATCCGCTGATCTCGCCGTGTGGATTGAAGGCGAATGCCGGGTTAGTCCGCGCCCCACGTGAACGGACGCGGGCCTCGCGCCACGAAGGGCCCTAGGTCCCGGCGCGCGGCGGAAGAAGCCGAGCAAGCCGGAGGTGCGTGCTCGAACTGGACGCTTAGCAATCGGAGCAGCGCTGTTACCGTTGCTGCTTGGTATCGCCGTACCGTCTGCCTTGCCCGCCCCATCGGCTCAGTCAGCAAGACGCGCTGGCTGTCCACGCTTCGACGGAGAGCACGCCCCGTTTGAACGAAGCGTTAGCGTGTTCTTGCGTCTGGATCGCACGACGTATAGGCTTCATCACCCGATGACCATTGATGTCGGCGTACGAAACGATGGTGATGATTCGTTCTATGACGAGCTGACGGGGCCAGCCGGTGCACGGAAAATCTGGGCACCACGGGAGTTGCTTCCCTTGGAACGCCGGCTTCTTCAGGTTGTCGAACTACATCGCGTGCGTGTGCCCGTCACTCGTCCGCACCGTCATGTCGGTACCTTGATTGCCGCTGTCGTAACTCGTGATCACGCCGTCAACCGTAGCGGCTTGCGCGCTCGCCGCACCGCCAGCGCGAAGACGGCGGCAAGTGCTGTTGCCCTAATCCAATATCTCATGTTGCCTGTCCCCCGATAGGGTGTTCCTTTGTCTTTGCATCGGTCTCCCGCCAGCGATCAGGAAGCGTTTCTCGCGCGAGCGAGCGCGGAAACGTGCCGTGCGGATGACGATCGATCCATTTCGCCGCGCGGATCGCAAGAAACTCGAAATCTGCGTATTGTGACTCGCCCCGAGTGCGGCGCATGATTGCAACCGCCGACGCCGCGTGCGCCCAGCAATGGACGATCAGGCGCCCGAAGAGCTCCATAAACGGGGCCTCGGCG includes the following:
- a CDS encoding antibiotic biosynthesis monooxygenase, producing MNREVRPTLGRCRPSRSKSSDSYLSRKERLMYVVVREYKVKSGQMDRIIQRIRDEIAPLIQEIPGFVGYTIATPSETELSSISFFLDKNGSDESTRVASESVKRVLADVVEGSPRVSSGEVIIRAGQPAKKAHFGIMRRFSMTPEQVRATLPKVRDGLIPILTGSAGFVAYSVADCGNGTVISLAAFENREAAEATSQRAMAWAEQTMRDIPDPEVIRAELKLRIVNDAALPKS